A part of Entelurus aequoreus isolate RoL-2023_Sb linkage group LG03, RoL_Eaeq_v1.1, whole genome shotgun sequence genomic DNA contains:
- the LOC133646516 gene encoding opioid growth factor receptor-like, producing MCHVCKMKHPTVLHIPSEKGPRQENQAKSTAETEETPISSTLVSAGDATGAGKDCAPAIMPVRVKTAIMEDDCVCAYDSTWDTESDGEDQAADGQHRRSSRDKNKSGWTSESWHHTLRNMRAAKDMQNYRRGYPNLADEECSEDKMKNLQFYLNKFPSSPDNVYIESFLKEWKNDYKKLESVHSYIQWLFPLREPGVNYMASELTKKEIEAFKSNEDAKNRLVESYELMLGFYGVRLVNKETGEVTRADNWKERFRNLEQNMHNNMRITRILKSLGELGFEHYQAPLVRFFLEETLVKKNLTSVKHSVLDYFLFAILDKQQRQELVRYAYLHFEPKDTFVWCPRKIQRQFKKFRKKEKHRHSSSTKDHYEDKEKSRTPPRTRPWTMEQGNITRPWTME from the coding sequence ATGTGTCATGTTTGCAAAATGAAACATCCTACTGTACTTCATATTCCAAGTGAAAAAGGCCCAAGACAGGAAAATCAAGCAAAGTCCACTGCTGAGACAGAAGAAACCCCTATAAGCAGTACTCTTGTTTCAGCCGGTGATGCAACCGGGGCCGGGAAAGACTGTGCACCTGCAATCATGCCAGTCAGAGTTAAGACGGCAATCATGGAGGACGACTGTGTGTGTGCTTACGACTCGACCTGGGACACAGAGAGTGATGGAGAGGACCAGGCCGCAGATGGTCAACATCGTCGATCTAGTCGAGACAAAAATAAATCTGGTTGGACTTCAGAATCGTGGCATCACACGCTCAGAAACATGAGGGCAGCAAAGGACATGCAGAACTACAGAAGAGGATACCCTAATCTTGCAGATGAAGAGTGCTCAGAGGACAAAATGAAGAATTTGCAGTTTTACCTCAATAAATTCCCCTCTTCACCCGATAATGTCTACATTGAATCGTTCCTCAAAGAATGGAAGAATGACTACAAAAAGCTGGAGAGTGTTCACTCATACATTCAGTGGCTGTTTCCACTCCGAGAACCAGGGGTAAACTACATGGCTTCTGAACTCACCAAGAAGGAAATTGAGGCCTTTAAGAGTAATGAGGATGCAAAAAATAGGCTAGTGGAGTCCTATGAACTCATGTTGGGCTTCTACGGCGTCCGCCTGGTTAACAAAGAGACGGGTGAAGTGACACGAGCAGACAACTGGAAAGAGCGCTTCAGGAACCTTGAGCAGAACATGCACAACAACATGCGCATCACTCGCATCTTAAAGAGTCTGGGCGAGCTAGGATTTGAGCACTATCAGGCACCGCTCGTTCGCTTCTTCCTCGAGGAGACTCTGGTCAAGAAAAACCTCACCAGTGTTAAACACAGCGTACttgactacttcctgtttgcGATTCTGGATAAACAACAACGCCAGGAGTTGGTGCGCTACGCCTACCTTCACTTTGAACCAAAGGATACATTTGTGTGGTGTCCCAGGAAGATTCAGAGGCAGTTTAAGAAGTTCAGGAAGAAAGAAAAACATCGGCATTCTTCTTCCACAAAAGACCATTACGAAGATAAAGAAAAATCACGGACTCCACCAAGgacaagaccatggaccatggaacaaggaaacataacaagaccatggaccatggaatAA